From a region of the Sebastes umbrosus isolate fSebUmb1 chromosome 10, fSebUmb1.pri, whole genome shotgun sequence genome:
- the LOC119496072 gene encoding phosphoglycerate mutase 1 yields the protein MAVYKLVLIRHGESSWNQENRFCGWFDADLSETGEKEAKRGGQALKDASYEFDICYTSVLKRATRTLWLVMDSIDQMWVPVHRTWRLNERHYGGLTGLNKAETAAKHGEAQVKIWRRSFDTPPPPMGPEHDYYGIISKDRRYADLTEDQLPSCESLKDTIARALPFWNEEIAPQIKQGKRVLIAAHGNSLRGIVKHLEGMSDEAIMELNLPTGIPILYELDKNLKPVKPMQFLGDEETVRKAMEAVAAQGKAKK from the exons ATGGCTGTCTACAAGCTGGTGCTGATCCGCCACGGAGAGAGCAGCTGGAACCAGGAGAACCGCTTCTGCGGCTGGTTCGATGCAGATCTGAGTGAAACCGGAGAGAAGGAGGcgaagagaggaggacaggcCCTGAAAG ATGCTAGCTATGAGTTTGACATCTGCTACACCTCCGTGCTGAAGCGGGCCACCAGGACGCTGTGGCTGGTCATGGACAGCATTGACCAGATGTGGGTGCCGGTGCATCGGACGTGGCGGCTCAACGAGCGCCACTACGGAGGCCTGACGGGGCTCAACAAGGCAGAGACGGCCGCCAAGCACGGAGAGGCTCAGGTGAAGATCTGGAGGCGCTCATTTGATACCCCACCTCCCCCCATGGGCCCAGAACATGACTACTACGGTATCATCAGCAAG GATCGTCGCTATGCAGACCTGACTGAGGACCAACTTCCTTCCTGCGAGAGCCTTAAGGACACCATCGCACGGGCGCTGCCCTTCTGGAACGAGGAGATCGCCCCTCAGATCAAACAGGGAAAGAGGGTGCTCATCGCTGCCCATGGGAACAGTCTGAGGGGGATTGTTAAGCACCTGGAAG GAATGTCTGATGAAGCCATCATGGAGCTGAACCTGCCAACAGGCATCCCCATCCTCTACGAGCTCGACAAGAACCTGAAACCCGTGAAGCCGATGCAGTTCCTGGGAGACGAGGAGACTGTACGCAAAGCCATGGAGGCCGTGGCTGCTCAAGGAAAGGCCAAGAAGTAA